The following are from one region of the Siniperca chuatsi isolate FFG_IHB_CAS linkage group LG13, ASM2008510v1, whole genome shotgun sequence genome:
- the blvra gene encoding biliverdin reductase A: MFGAVVVGIGTAGWVRIRDMLAPLPGSPAEKLTVRGFISRRSLDTLEVSQISVEEAVSREDIHVAFICTENVLHEDNIRTFLQAGKHVCVEYPMTMSYKAAVELWDFAQEKGVILHEEHIELLTEDYKELKREVEGKILQEGTLHFTGGALKPGFGFPAFSGIARLTWLVELFGKLSVTAATIEEDSGNNYSKMTAKLLTSDNRPLTWIEERGLGLPRAKKINFQFDSCTLTQIPPAPTGAVGLFMQDLIHFSAKLAGQVSPEELQREKIRILHCLKLAERIQELCQS; this comes from the exons ATGTTTGGAGCGGTGGTGGTTGGCATTGGCACAGCAGGTTGGGTGAGGATTAGAGACATGTTAGCTCCACTGCctggcagtcctgcagagaaacTCACTGTCAGAGGATTCATatccag GAGAAGCCTGGACACTCTGGAAGTGAGTCAGATCTCTGTAGAAGAGGCCGTGAGCAGAGAAGACATTCATGTGGCATTCATCTGCACTGAGAATGTGTTGCATGAGGACAACATCAG AACTTTTCTGCAGGCAGGGAAGCACGTCTGTGTCGAGTATCCCATGACCATGAGCTACAAGGCTGCTGTGGAGCTCTGGGATTTTGCCCAGGAAAAAG gagtgATTCTCCATGAGGAACACATCGAGCTGCTGACAGAAGACTACAAAGAACTgaagagagaggtggaggggaaAATCCTGCAGGAAGGCACTCTTCATTTCACTG GTGGAGCTCTGAAGCCTGGATTTGGTTTCCCAGCATTCAGTGGCATTGCTCGCCTCACCTGGTTGGTTGAGTTGTTCGGTAAGCTGTCAGTAACTGCAGCGACCATAGAGGAGGACTCTGGTAACAACTACAGCAAGATGACTGCAAAGCTGCTAACTTCTGACAACAG ACCTCTGACGTGGATTGAGGAACGGGGACTGGGCCTCCCTAGGGCCAAGAAAATCAACTTTCAGTTTGACTCCTGCACCCTGACCCAGATCCCTCCTGCACCCACAGGGGCTGTGGGCCTCTTCATGCAGGACCTGATCCACTTCTCTGCCAAGCTGGCGGGCCAAGTCAGTCCAGAGGAgctccagagagagaaaatccGGATCCTACACTGCTTGAAACTGGCAGAGAGGATACAAGAACTTTGCCAAAGTTAA